The segment TTGCTACCCTTAGAACGTGATTCATGAgatgataaatttcatgtatccACTAGTTGCATTGTGAGATGCCCGATATCTAACTAAACATTGCTTTTAGATGTGTTTGTGAGGATGTTCTTGGAAGAGATTAGCATTCAAATTAGTGGACAGAATAAAATAGATGGCTCTCACCAAGGAGGGTGGCCATCGACTAAtctgacacagagagaaaaagagcagagAAGAATTGATGCTCACCCCATCTGCCAGCATGAGTGTGACATTTGTCATCCCCTGCCCTTGATGCTCTTGTTTCTCATGTCTTCAGACTAAAATTGGAGTCTACATCATTAATTATATGACTCTCAGGGCTTAAAACTACatcaatgggccggcgccgcagctcactaggctaatcctccgcctagtggcaccggcacaccgggttctggtcccggtcggggtgccagattctgtcccggttgcccctcttccaggccagctctctgctatggccagggagtgcagtggaggatggcccaagtacttgggccctgcacccgcatgggagaccaggagaagcacctggctcctgccatcggatcagcgcagtgcgccggccgcagcgcgccagccgtggcggccattggagggtgaaccaacggcaaaggaaggcctttctctctgtctctctctctctcactgtccactctgcctgtcaaaaaaaaaaaaaactacatcaaTGGGTTTCCTTAAATTTGAATTAGTAGATGCAGTATGAGATTTCTCAGTTTCCATAACTGCATGAGCCAATACCTTATGATAAATatttatctacctacctatctacctgCTATCCATTGTGTTTCTATATGTTTTTAAGGGtgctttaaagtttttaaaagggctggcactgtggtgtagtgggtggagcAACCacctgagatgcaggcatctcatatgggccctggttcaagtcctggctgctccacttctgatccagctctcttttatggcttgggaaagcagtagaagatggcccgagtccttgggtccctgcacccatgtgagatacctgaggaagctcctggctcttggctcctggctcctggctcctggttcagatctgtgcagcttcagccattgtagccttctggggagtgaaccagtagatggaggatgtttctctttgcctttgactctttgtaactctgcttttcaaataaataaatacatcttaaaacatAAAGTTtgtgggccaatgctgtggcacagtgggttaaagccctggcctgaagcaccagcatcacatatggatgccagttctagcaggctgctcctcttctgctccagctctctgctattgcctgggaaagcagtgggagatggcccaagtccttgagcccctgcacccatgtaggagacttggaaaaagctcctggctcctgacttcagatcagtgcagctctggccgttgcggccatttggggagtgaaccagcaaatttaagacatctctctctgaatctacctctctctgtagctctttcaaataaataaaataaatctttaaaaataatttttctttttttgacaggaagagtggacagtgagagagagagagacagagagaaggtcttcctttatcattggttcaccctccaatggccgctgcggccggtgcactgccgccagtgcaccatgctgatccgaaggcaggatccaggtgcttctcctggtctcccatgcgggtgcagggtccaaggacttgggccatcctccagtgcactcccaggccacagcagagagctggcctggaagaggggcaaccggaacagaatctggcaccccgacagggactagaacccggggtgctggcactgcaggtggaggattagcctattgcatTGTGGCGCtggataaaaataaagtttttaaaagcagtttactgggtgggagggaagttatgggggggaagccattgtaatccataagctgtactttggaaatttatattcattaaataaaagttaaaaaaaagcagtttactggccagcactgcagctcaattttgGTCTGATTGAGATATTTCCAAGGGTTTGTCCTCCATCTTggacattctttcttctgccacaCCAAGTGTGGTGTTAAGACTTCCCACTGTATTTTTGacatattcatttctaatatttttggtgatttttctttaaaatctcaatctcatgggaaaattttttctgcatgtcatgtatgaatttcttgaactcatgaatttgcttctcattgcttgtGAGTAATCCTATGGTCAttgttttgaatgccttttcagGCATGGTATCAGTCTTTTCgtcttcatattctaatactgaagtgtgATTATTTTCCTtcgggggagtcatgttgtcttccatattcttgtttcttatatttctgcatttatttttaggcatttgtggaaattcctattggttttctcctctgatggattttacCTTTGAACTATGACTTTCTGGGTTCTTGGAGAGTCTGCTGTTTTACTGAATACCTAGAAGCatttgctgggtgtggccagggagctctggttagtgctccagtgtggggtgaGCATTCACGGTGACACCTATGTTGGGCACGGTAGTTCTCTAATTGTCAGCATGAGGAAGGTTATGATCATTTCTGTTGCCATAATCacactctcacctcctctcttccaaggttaTAAATGCTCAAGGTTAACCCACTGTGGTGCAACCCTCATCCCTGATGCCACATGAACCACCCAAAGGGTATctgtagtcctcagtgtgagcacagaaccctctgtaatgacccaccccaggtagtcagggagctctgagtctcTAACACAAGACAGTGtctagagacccagctacacctttTCACCTATCATGCAGTCAAGAGTTCTCATATCATAGCACAAAAGATTCCCACAGCCGTGGAATATAGAGGATCCTCTCCACACTGAGCTTGTCCTGTccatggagaaagcagcagagacatCCATAGCTAGCTTCCTATGTGTACTCCACCTTGGCCATTTAAACCTCAGAGCCTGgaatatgttgagaggctgggagcACATCATAGTCCAGACTCAAATCAGTGGGAAATTTAACTTTTTCCCCTCTGGGAGAATCCTCTGGTTGCAAGCATGTGCAATAGCCACTGCAGCCTCTGCTGGTGTCAAAATGGTGCCTTCCCCCCAAGAGTTGCTGGGTGTTCTTGTCAGAGGATGTAGAGAATGAAACCTGCTAGTATTTCATTAAATTAGGCAGATAACCTGACCCCTGCTAGGAATCCATGAAAGACTTAAAGACAATGTGGCTTGCAAGGCTCTCTCTGAGGCAATAACACTAGTGGCTTGGGATGCCACAGTTTACTCTCACCTTGCTCCCCAAAGCTGGCACCCCCtacagttcctggcttttgggggGGTCATCCGTGGTTTCTCCACTCATTGCACATGTCTGCACCTTCCATGCTACTCCACTATAgctctcttccttctgtagaatttcaaTTGCAAACTTCtatccaactctcccctgggaatgcacgtCCTCcgcttttcttctgctattttcaaCTCATCTAAAGCAGTACATCTTTTGCCTATTCAATCATCTTAGACTCCCTCCATCATAATATTCTGGGTAGAGGAAAATTTAAACAACTTATATCTCTCTCTTCATTGAGAATGTAGTGTGCAGGAGGAGGGGTAGAAGAAGGATTATCAACTCAACATATTTAGAAAGCATCCAGAGACAGCGCGATGATGTaccaggtagagccaccacctgcagtgctggcatcccatatggctgccagtacgagtcctggctgctccacttctggcccagctctctgctatggcatgggaaagcagtagaagatggcccacgtcctgtgactctgcacctgcatgagaaaccaggaagaagaagatccaggtccctggcttcatgtcggcccaactctgaccattgcagctatttgggggagtgaaacagcagatgaaagacatctctctctctctctctctctctctctctctctcttccaccttccctccctccctccctccctcctcccctccttccctccctccctctctgtaactctgcctttcaaataaataaatcttaaaaaaaatagaaaccatcCAGGTGATACAAGATAGTTAGGTACTATACTAGCTAGGATAGTAGATAGTGAGAAGAGAAATGTTCCGGAAATAGTTTGAATTGAGAGTCAGCCTTGATTCGCTGATGTATAAGATAAAAGAAAGGGAAGAGTGGAGAAATTTTCCAAGAAAGTGAGATTAGTTGTTTTATGAGATAGCAAAGATTGTCAAAGGAAAGATGTCTAAAAAAGACAGATAATACAAATGTTCGTGAGAATATTCAAGAGTTATATATTTGGACACAATAAATTTAAGATGTCTATTGCATATTCATGTGGAGTAGGCAATTGGAAAGGGATAATGATACGGATTTGAAGACATAAATATAAAGATAGTACATAAATCCATGAAACTGGGTGGGACTTCCAAGGACTATAGGGACTCTAGTGGAGCACAGAATAATTTAAATGACTGCATTGCATTCCACTGTGTGAGTGAACCAACACTTATTCAATGGTTCTTTATCAATATTTATAACTAATGTTTTATAATCATAAATGTCACTTTTATAACATCATTTTGTTTACACAGATATGGAATACACCTATAGCTTGTCAATATAATCAGGTGGAAGATATTATCAGGAGGCAGGATTTTTAATCCAGGTGAGTCTGAGTCAAATGGATTTTCCACTTCTCTGGATGTCAACAAGATTCAACATTTTGGCTTCAATATTATGATGTATTAGTTCCCATATTGCTActgtaaatgaaatacatgagagGGGCCTCTTGGGAAAGAAAAGTTTGGTTTGCAGTTGGGAGATTCAAagattggagctggcgctgtggtgcagcgggttaatgccctggcctgaagcaccagcatcccaaatgggcgccagtttgagacccggctgctccacttttgctccagctctctgctatggcctgggaaagcagtagaagatggcccaaggccttgggcccctgcacctgcagaggagaaccagaagaaactcctggctcaagGATTCaaatgggcgcagctccagccattgcggccatttggggggtgaaccagcggatggaagacctctctctctctttctctctttctcttcctctctctctttctctgcctctcctctctctctctctctctgtaactctttcaaataaataaataaatcttaaaaaaaggtcaAGATCAAGTAGCCCCATTAATCTGTCATCTGGTGGAGGCTGGTAATGGTGGAGTCAATGTGGATGAATGAACACGTGGTGATCCAGAAAGCCGATAGAGAAACTAGGGCATTTTCAGCTTAAACAACTAGCATGCTCATGAGGTTACCTTTAAAGGGAAAGCCCCCAGTCACTTATAGACCTTCCATTAGACCCACTTCTTAACCACTGCAACTAGATCAAGTCTTCACCCTAATTGATTAACCATTAGCATTAATCCACTAACTACTAATGTCTTTAAGATTTTGGGTAGCCAAATTCTCTTCAATCCATAACATGTGGAGTTTAAATTTGTCCATCTTAGAAATATTTCTTAAgaatttcttttatgtttcaaGTACAATATTGGCATTAGGTGTGATATTGAGGGAGGTGATCAAATGTCATGAGCTCATGAACTAAGTAGCTCAAAGAACACAAAAAGGTAGCATGAGAACCCAGTGTTTGACCTAAAATGTGAACCCAACTAGTTTCTACATTAGGTGCCAGTGGGACTAGAGGCCAGGTTGatttttcattaagaaaattCAACAGTTTAACTTACATTCTTTCCAAAATTAGCTTTGGTGCTTGGGAAGGGGAATGCTTTAGCTCAAGGCTTAGAAATTACTGGGGAATCCTTATAAGAATAAATCTtatgggctggagctgtggcacagcaggttaaagccctggcctgaagcaccagaatcccatatgggcgctggttctagtcccagctactcctcttccaattcaggtctctgctatggcctgggatagcagtagaagatggtccaagtacttgggcccctgcaccctcatgggagacctgaaagaagctcctggctcctgtcttcagatcagtgcagctccagttgttgatgccatctggggagtgaaccagcatatggaagacctctctctctgtctcttcctctctctgtaactctgtatttcaaataaataaaataaatctttgaaaaaaagaataaaccttATTTTATAGTAACAAAAGATTATGAGTTATAGAAACATTCCATCACTATTCCAAGGATGTATCGTCCACTATATAATAAATTTCACTTGCCCTCCTGTGCCAGAAAATTTTATAAGGATGTTAGGATGTTTGGAGAAAGATCAGTTTCCTTGCTGTTAGGACCTACTAGACCTATTTTAAGAAGAGAGTGaagggctggtgcagtggtgtagtgggtaaagtcaccacctgcagtgctggcatcccatatgggtgctggttcgagtcccaggtgctccacttctgatccagctctctgatatagcctgggaaaacagtggaagatgaaccaagtccttgggccctgcaccccatgggagaccaggataagtacctggctcctgccatcggatcagcatggtgcgccggctgcagcacgccggccgcagcggccattggagggtgaaccaacggcaatggcaaaggaagacctttctctcggtctctctctcttactgtccactctgcctgtcaaaaaaagaaaaaaagaaagtagggcatgaagtcttctatttttttcctttatgggtATGTATTGTTGGCAGTAGTAGATGGCCTTGAGTTTCAGCAGGAGGAAAACAGATTCCAGGTTTGTAGCTAATTGAGAATGTGTCCTGCTGCAGGTAGAAATAATCAATTATTATTTTCTGGGTTATTATTTCATATATCCctattttccaaataaatctcTGATGTTGATTAATCATGTGAAAACATTTGTGGGTAGTCAACAAATGTTGCTATAAACCTTAAAGCATCAAACATAACTTAGTATATGCTCATTTCTAACAGAGGTGTCATTTCTAATAGAATTTGGTTACCCAACCTGGTTTTTCCCAAGTAGTTTATCTCAGATCATTACATTTTTTCTGGGTAGAATTTGCTGAGGAAAGtctttttcattgcatttttcagCTCCTTGTTCCTAAGACTGAAGATGATGGGGCTGAGGAATGGAGTGAGGACTGTATATGTAATGCCCATCAAGGTGTCACCCTCCAGAGACTGAGGACCCTTGGGCTTGAGGTAGATGACAGAGGCAAAGCCATAGTGCACAACCACCACAGTGAGGTGGGAtgcacaggtggagaaggctttgtGTCGACCCTCAACTGATGGGATATTCAAGATGGTGGCTACAATGAAGATATAGGAGAGTAGTATGAGGAGAAAGCAGCCAAGCAGGGCCATGATACACACTAGACCCACACTCTTGGCTACTACTGGTACGCCATTTCCACAGGCCAACTTCAAGAGAGGTGGCACATGGCAAGCAAAATGGTGGATCTCATTAGGTCCACAGAAGGTAAGGTGGAAAATGGCTGTTGTCACCACCATTCCCATGATTGAGCCACCAGCCCAGGACCAGGCTACcaggcaggcacagccctgggggCTCATGAGCATGTTATAGCGCAGGGGGTGGCAGATGGCCACGTAGCGGTCATAGCCCATGATAGTGAGTAGAAATGAGTGAGTGAAGCCGAATGTGAAGGAGAAGAACATCTGGTTTGCACAGGCCAAGAAAGTGATGGAGTGATGGATGGAGAGCAGGTCAGCCAGCATGCGTGGGATGATGGCAAAAGTGTAGAGGATCTCAGAGATGGAGAGGGCACACAGGAAGAGGTACATGGGTGTGTGCAGGCTGTGTTCACTCCAGATGGTTACCATGATAAGCAGGTTACCCAGCAGCGTGaacaggtacatcagcaggaacaGCAGGAAGAACATCATCTGAAGGTGGGGGAAGGTGGAGAAGCCAATGAGGATGAATTCAGTAACTTCTGAGTAATTGGCTCCCTGCATGGAGGCTGTGCCTAgagtggggaagagggagaggtcaGCTACCATGTGTGGAAAGGTCACCAGTTTCTGAACGTGCCCAAGAAGTTGCTCTGGATAAGTGGTTAATCCTGTCATCAGTCTAGTAAGGAATATACTAGTTTTACCCCACATTTTGAGTGTCTGGAATAAATTCAGTAAGAATATCGGGGTGTAGGGATCTAGGAACCTTGAAAGAATGAATCTGTTGAAATGCTACATCCAAGATTTGAATTAATGGCTGGATAGACCACAAAGGCTATATTCTTAATTATCCTAATATATTGATCCTCTGAAGAAAGAATATTCCTCCCAAACATTGCTGGAGCTTACAAGAATTGTTTTTCCTTCTACTCCCCAGTGATAAATCCTGTGTTCCCCGTAGCTTCAGATACCACGAGATATCCTTCACAAGCTAAAACATCTTTTATCCAGGGGCATATCTAACTTAACTCAACCCAAATCAGAGAATTCCTTTGGAACTATATATGTAGGAAATCAGGGACAGAATCTCTGTGCTTCTATCAAAGGAGACAGAAATACTACAGTGGCTGTTTTCCATTTCACATGAGAAACATCTGTGTGTTCTGAAGGAAAACAACACAATTATAAAAGACAGGGACATAAAAGTCAGAAGATCTGACTTTAAGTCTATTTTCTGTCCACTGTATATCTTTAGCAAATTTCTTCACCTCTTTCTCCTCCATTTTTATCTTCCCATCTCACTGGttgttgtgagaaataaatggctTACTCTTTGGAGATGAAATGGCACTAAGTGCTACATTCCATAAATCAATATAGTAAACaaacatatgagggtactttaaaaaattaatataaaaattaagtttatttcagtgcacaGAAATTGAGATCCTTGCATATCATCTCTTCAaaaccttcatggaaaatgtacattatgagaaaactatgcaaaaatttcaaaaatttttgcaccaagatgacatatctttattttcatttttatcaactTTTGAAGAACTATCATACACAATTTGTACTCAGTAAGGAACCTAATGTAATGAGATTTTGATATGTCTTTGTGAATCAGTTCACTAAAACTAAATTACTATTTTGAAATTCAGCAATGTAAAGTTTAAAACAGTAAGCCACCAATGTGCTTATTATGTGTGAGATTTGTGTCCAGCTTTTTCCACTCAGCATTTTATTCCAAGATTCATTCACATTTTAGCATGAATCAGCacctcattcctttttatgaccaaACAATTTATCCTATTATATGGATATGTCTTTAGTGTTTGGGTTGTCACTAGGTTGTGACTAGTTTGTGACTAGTGCTAAGTGAATGTGTTTGTGAGAGTTTAAAGTAGATTAGCTGTTGCTAAGGTTTAGGATAGGAGGGAATAAGAAGCTGCTCCCAATGGATGGGTGCAGGCTTTTCTTTTGGGGAGATGAAAATTTCAGGAGCCAAGTGATGATTGCCTAGCATTGTAAATGTACCTAATTGTActgaattttatactttatttattgtggcttggtttttatatttattattaatactaTTTTTATTGAGATcataattttatgcatttatggggtaccatacaaagttttgatacatgtatataacATAGAATCCTTAAATCATGCTAATAAATATTCTGTATCTCACCTACCTTTCATTTGTTATGATGGGACATTTAAACTTTGCTCTCTTCATTATTTCAAGCCACATCATACATTATTAAGGAAAATGGTCACCTTGGTTCAACAGATCTCAACACCTATTTCTTTTATGTGACTAAAACTTTGCACCCTTTGATCAACAGGTATTCAttcactccctcccctccataCTTCCCCAGATTCAGATaaccatttttctattttataatggTTAGgtgttatatttaatattatgcatgttttatcataatttttaaacaatttaaagggTAGCAAGTATCCTCTTAGGTTTATGATAAGAAACAAAGGGGGAAAATAGCTACTTTGGTTAACAGAGGCTGAAATCACCAAACAGTACCAGATTCCAGCATTTATTGGTACCTCTTGCTGGAAATACTTTTAAGGATTTCAGTTCTGGGTCAACATCTTCCCATAGCTTCCCAACCCAGTGACTTCAACAGCCCACACAGTCTCATCATTTGCTATCTTAATGAATTTAAGAGCTTGGGAACAAGTGCCTACGATAAGCCCAATGGGTGAGACTGGTGTGTGGGTTGTGATAAGAAGTTCTTCTTCATCGTCTAACATCTAAGACAGGATTTTTGTCAACCTCAAGATTACTGACATTTGGGTCCAGAGCATTTACTCTGCATTCTTGGGTACTTAGCAGTATCCTTCGTCTTCATAGGCCAGATATCCACATCTCCTTAGCACTCATGACTATCAAAAAGGTCTCCAGGGCTTAACACcatggtgcaccaggttaagctgttgtttgCAACACTGGCAACCAATTCTGGAGTGACAGTTAACATCCTaattgctttgcttctgatttggattctgctagtgcacctataaaggcagcagaatttggcccaagtacttggtccccctccacccacgtaggagacccgaatgaagttcctggttctgaACTTAGTTCCTAGAttaggcctggcacagccatggatattgcagccatttagggagtgaagcagcagatggaagagcttcctttcttacttttctttctccttttctctgagtctttccctctctttcaaataaataaatcttttaaaatgtcttcagaAAGCACCCCCATGGACCTCACAATAGGAAAAGCTACACCCAGTTGAGAATTACTGATCCAGAATGCAATGCCTTGGCACCCTTCTCCACCCAGAttccctttcctccctttctccggTTGGCAAATCCGTTTATGTTTAAGCCTCTTGTTACATGCCACTTCCTCTGTGCATCCTCCTGGACATCCTCTTcccaaaatacatttaatttctcCTTTCTGGGTGCCTCAAAAATAATTCCAGAGTAAAAAATAATTGCCCATGACTTTGTCATAATTTTTCTCATCACAAGTCATCTTGGAACTATCTGGGTGCCTGTCACTGGACTGTAAACTATTCACACCAGAGACTGTTGTGTCTATGGCACAAATACTGTGAATTCAACCACAATGCACCAGATAAGAATATCTatgctttatttaatgaattctaTGGACTAGGCACCATGCTTAGAATATCTTATGCAATTCTTACTGAATCTTCACACTGCAATAGAAAGCAGCTGCTGCAGTTCCCATGTGCATATGAGGAAACTGTGTATTTAAGAGCACACATCCCTTGTCCAAGGCATCATAGCTCTGGAGCAGGGTGGTCAGTATCAGAACTTGGATCTGATTGATCACAATGTTTGTCTTTTGTTAACCTTTTGTCATCCTCACCACTTACTGATGGCTGTAAGTAAAGTTCAGAGGCCACTCCCAGGTCAAGAAGATGTTCCTTCCTAATGGCTGATTGTATACAAATTCTCACTCCTTGTATCACAGCCattggaaaaggaagaaataaaactatacaaatacaaatgttGATCATATCTGAGGGAGATGGTCAAGGACTGTGGATAGTACACTATGAAATTGTGGGGGTGTGGGTTTCACCAAAAAGAGGTTCCTTTTTATTCAgagaaggcagaaatagagaagtGGCAAGAGAACTGTGAATTTCATGAGCTCACGGTGAAAGAAAGAATGCATAGTCAGAGCAAACAGGATAGTTGAAGTGGTAAAACCATGCCACAAAATGCTTTAGTGCATTTAGTTTTCACATTatgaaaacattgaaatccagAGAATGTACCAAGAGTAAATCATAATATAagttatagattttatttaatgacaAAGTCAATATTGGTGCATTGATTGTaacaaatatatcaaaataataaaagttgCTAATCACAGAGGGTATTGTGTGCAGTGGAATGAAGGTATATTGAGATTGTCAGCACTGTATTCTGTAAACCTAGAATTGCTCTTGAAAGTAAAacctattaattttattttaaaaattaaaaaaaacagaaacaaaaaccttAACGAATGCTTATTAAGGTGGCAGAAAGGGAAATTTTAAATCCTCCAGGCATTGATCTACCTGCAGAAAACCTGCAAGTTCCTCTTCAAGTAAATtgaagaaagagagacaaggagagagaggagagaagagagaggagagaggagagagagagagagggagagaaggagagaggtaaagagggagagagggagaatgtaTAGAAATCTATAACAGCAATAATCTGAGTGCTATCTGGCACTTAGGGGCCCACAGAGGGAAATAGCTCCCCACCTAGAGACACAAGGTCTATCTCTGGCATTGACAAACCCTGCCCACATATATACTGAAGACAGGGTTTCCCAGCTTTAACATTTAGGGACATTTTGGGTACAAACTACTTGTTTATAAAATTGCTAATAGTATTTTTGGCGGACAAATGAGAATTGAACACATTTATGAGGATACCGTgttatgttttgatatatgtcCACAATATAGCTCGGGTAAATATAACTTAGGATATTTATTAACCCAGTTACTTCTGTTTTTAAGGTGAGAAATTTGAAATTCACTCTCTGTTACTTTCATGTATACAATATTTTATTGACTTAGTTAACATATTATGTAGCAAATCTCAAAATTTATTCCTCCTATTTCAAATTTCGTTCCCATTGATCAAAAACTCATTGTTTTCCCTCTCATCGGCTTCTGATGACAATCCAGCAAAGCACAGAAAAGCAGACGCTGCATGATCTCACATGAGTGAGACCTGTCATCTAAAAAGGGAACTCTGAGAAACAGAGAACAGTGAGGGGCTGGATAATTTTCTGTGGTGGATGGTATTCTCGTATTGTAGCATCTCTAGCCTTGACATACTAGATGTCAGTAGAATATCCCAGTCATGACGATCAGAAATATTCTCAGATATTGTCAAATCTCCTCCTGAAGAAATCACTTTCAGTTGAGAACCAGGAACTGGGTGTGTCTTCTCTTTCAGACCCCATCCTGCCTTCTGGCTGTCTCTTCTTAGTAAATTCATTCCCTGTACCTTCTCTCTCAGTCACCATCTTGCTCcctttcctctccatctcctcacTGACAACTTCTTAGCATTACCTTGCCTGTCCTGATGGATGCTTCTATAATTCTTTACACACCAGCTGGTAATCTAAAACCTCTCAAATCAGAACCTTCTTTGggcttcttcttttcctttcctcaaTACTTTTTTCACTGGTTTCTGGCCAGTACAGATTGAGAATGGAGATAGGTAATGTCaagagatctctcttctctctacacCCAAATTTTCTCACCTTTCCAAGGAACCTACCTCATTAGGTAGCAGGAGCTCCAAACTGGGTTACGGTGGCTTAGTGATCATCACACTGGATCGATGCTCCTTACCCCATAGGCATAAATTGCTTGAAGAGTActacaaactgttaaaatctctaAGTCACTGGAAGGTGCTGGTTCCTTGTGTCTCTCCTGGTCAACTTGATAGTGAAATGACTCACTTAGGAAGAGACTCAC is part of the Oryctolagus cuniculus chromosome 16, mOryCun1.1, whole genome shotgun sequence genome and harbors:
- the LOC100347199 gene encoding olfactory receptor 10H1 encodes the protein MQGANYSEVTEFILIGFSTFPHLQMMFFLLFLLMYLFTLLGNLLIMVTIWSEHSLHTPMYLFLCALSISEILYTFAIIPRMLADLLSIHHSITFLACANQMFFSFTFGFTHSFLLTIMGYDRYVAICHPLRYNMLMSPQGCACLVAWSWAGGSIMGMVVTTAIFHLTFCGPNEIHHFACHVPPLLKLACGNGVPVVAKSVGLVCIMALLGCFLLILLSYIFIVATILNIPSVEGRHKAFSTCASHLTVVVVHYGFASVIYLKPKGPQSLEGDTLMGITYTVLTPFLSPIIFSLRNKELKNAMKKTFLSKFYPEKM